A region of Panicum virgatum strain AP13 chromosome 8N, P.virgatum_v5, whole genome shotgun sequence DNA encodes the following proteins:
- the LOC120685303 gene encoding 14-3-3-like protein GF14-D: MSPSEPTREESVYMAKLAEQAERYEEMVEFMERVARSAGGAGGGEELSVEERNLLSVAYKNVIGARRASWRIISSIEQKEEGRGNEAHAASIRAYRSKIEAELARICDGILALLDSHLVPSAGAAESKVFYLKMKGDYHRYLAEFKSGAERKEAAESTMNAYKAAQDIALADLAPTHPIRLGLALNFSVFYYEILNSPDRACNLAKQAFDEAISELDSLGEESYKDSTLIMQLLRDNLTLWTSDTNEDGGDEIKEAAAPKESGDGQ; encoded by the exons ATGTCGCCGTCGGAGCCGACGCGTGAGGAGAGCGTGTACATGGCGAAGCTGGCGGAGCAGGCGGAGCGGTACGAGGAGATGGTGGAGTTCATGGAGCGCGTGGCgcgctcggcgggcggcgccggcggcggggaggagctcTCCGTCGAGGAGCGCAACCTGCTGTCCGTCGCCTACAAGAACGTCATCGGCGCCCGCAGGGCCTCGTGGCGGATCATCTCCTCCATCGAGCAGAAGGAGGAGGGCCGCGGGAACGAGGCCCACGCCGCCTCCATCCGCGCCTACCGCTCCAAGATCGAGGCCGAGCTCGCCCGCATCTGCGACGGCATCCTCGCGCTCCTCGACTCCCACCTCGtcccctccgccggcgccgccgagtcCAAGGTCTTCTACCTCAAGATGAAGGGAGACTACCACAG GTACCTTGCCGAGTTCAAGTCAGGCGCGGAGAGGAAGGAAGCTGCAGAGAGCACCATGAATGCTTACAAAGCTGCCCAG GATATTGCCCTCGCAGATCTGGCTCCAACCCACCCCATCAGGCTTGGCCTGGCGCTCAACTTCTCGGTGTTCTACTATGAGATCCTTAACTCCCCTGACCGTGCTTGCAACCTTGCCAAGCAG GCTTTTGATGAGGCTATCTCTGAGCTAGACAGCCTGGGTGAGGAGTCCTACAAGGACAGCACTCTGATCATGCAGCTCCTCCGTGACAACTTGACCCTATGGACATCTGACACCAAT GAGGATGGCGGTGATGAGATCAAGGAAGCTGCTGCCCCGAAGGAATCCGGGGACGGTCAGTAA
- the LOC120686943 gene encoding probable phospholipase A2 homolog 2 isoform X1 — protein MSRHDSVWNCLELQIFPTKATKLSSRHGVSPYSLTLKPSASDHPINSSFIHSLAESIAEKTTRMEFSSSELAGRGPLQLRRSGSGRRRRLSPPPCRLVLLLVLLAAAGGHSPAAASIFGGDAASECSRTCESEHCAAAPLMRYGKYCGVSYTGCPGEAPCDALDACCAAHDACVQATDDDYLNTWCNQSLLDCVAAARPAAAATTFEGNQCNATEVADEIASVVEAAVYAKGILHRP, from the exons ATGAGCCGTCATGATTCTGTTTGGAACTGCTTGGAATTGCAGATTTTCCCAACCAAAGCCACCAAACTCTCATCGCGCCATGGCGTCAGTCCATATAGCCTCACACTCAAACCTTCTGCAAGCGACCACCCAATCAATAGTTCGTTCATTCATTCCTTGGCCGAATCAATCGCAGAGAAGACGACGCGAATGGAATTCAGCAgcagcgagctcgccggccgtgGTCCCCTGCAGCTGCGGCGTAGCGGtagcggtcgccgccgccgcctttctcctcctccttgtcgtcttgttcttctcctcgtgctgctcgccgccgccggcggccactcgcctgccgccgccagcatcttcggcggcgacgcggcatCG GAGTGCAGCCGGACTTGCGAGTCCGAGCACTGCGCAG CGGCGCCGCTGATGCGCTACGGCAAGTACTGCGGCGTCTCCTACACGGGGTGCCCCGGCGAGGCCCCCTGCGACGCCCTCGACGCCTGCTGCGCGGCCCACGACGCCTGCGTCCAGGCCACCGACG ACGACTACCTGAACACATGGTGCAACCAGAGCCTGCTGGactgcgtggcggcggcgaggccggcggcggcggcgacgacgttcGAGGGGAACCAGTGCAACGCGACGGAGGTCGCCGACGAGATCGCCTCCGTCGTGGAGGCCGCCGTGTACGCCAAGGGCATCCTCCACAGGCCGTAG
- the LOC120686943 gene encoding probable phospholipase A2 homolog 2 isoform X2, with product MEFSSSELAGRGPLQLRRSGSGRRRRLSPPPCRLVLLLVLLAAAGGHSPAAASIFGGDAASECSRTCESEHCAAAPLMRYGKYCGVSYTGCPGEAPCDALDACCAAHDACVQATDDDYLNTWCNQSLLDCVAAARPAAAATTFEGNQCNATEVADEIASVVEAAVYAKGILHRP from the exons ATGGAATTCAGCAgcagcgagctcgccggccgtgGTCCCCTGCAGCTGCGGCGTAGCGGtagcggtcgccgccgccgcctttctcctcctccttgtcgtcttgttcttctcctcgtgctgctcgccgccgccggcggccactcgcctgccgccgccagcatcttcggcggcgacgcggcatCG GAGTGCAGCCGGACTTGCGAGTCCGAGCACTGCGCAG CGGCGCCGCTGATGCGCTACGGCAAGTACTGCGGCGTCTCCTACACGGGGTGCCCCGGCGAGGCCCCCTGCGACGCCCTCGACGCCTGCTGCGCGGCCCACGACGCCTGCGTCCAGGCCACCGACG ACGACTACCTGAACACATGGTGCAACCAGAGCCTGCTGGactgcgtggcggcggcgaggccggcggcggcggcgacgacgttcGAGGGGAACCAGTGCAACGCGACGGAGGTCGCCGACGAGATCGCCTCCGTCGTGGAGGCCGCCGTGTACGCCAAGGGCATCCTCCACAGGCCGTAG